The DNA window CGCAGAGTTTACCCGAGGAAGCCCGGGCCTAGAACGGCTCCAGCCACGGGGCGGGCGTCCAGTGCCCAAGCGCAGCGCGGGCGATCGGGCCGCGGGCAGGCTTTGCGGCGGTGGTGCCGGCGTCCGCGGGCGCGCCGGAGCGCGGAGCAGGGGCCGCCGGAGGGCGGAGGAGGGGCCCCAGCGTTTCGCTGGGGATTCGACCCCGGAGGCGGTCGTGGCGGTCGGCGGCCCCTTGCGTCCGGGCTCGGGTCGCATCCCCATCGTACCGATGGGGCCCCTGCTCCACCTCGCCGGCCGCCCCTTTTGGGGATGCGACCGTGAAGGCGCGCATCGCCCGCGGGGTGCGGCGCGCCATCGCCCCGGGGAAGGGGTGGGGGGCCCTTCCCTTCCCCCATGGCCGGGTCGCACCTCCGCCCTTCGGGCGCAGGCACTGCGACCCCGTCCGCGGGCGCCCCTGCCCAGGATCCCCTGTTTGAAACGGCATCGGTCGGCGCGAAGCCCGGAAAAATGGGGCGCGGTGGGCAGAAACCCCTTGCGTCATGCAAAAAGCTTAGGCATTCTCTCGTCGCCGAGCTATTCGCCTTGAGCAAGGCACGTACACCGAGGGGAAAAGGCGACCGCACGAATCGTTTGGAGGGAAGACTATGGCAACCAAGAAAACCGCGAAAAAGCCGGCGGCCAAGAAGCCGGCGGCGAAGAAACCCGCCGCGAAGAAGCCCGCGGCCAAAAAGCCGGCAGCGAAGAAGCCGGCCGCCAAGAAGCCGGTGGCCAAGAAGCCATCCGCGGCTAAGAAGCCGGTCAAGAAGGCGGCAAAGCCGGCCGCCAAGCGCACGCCGAACGCTGCTTTCATGAAGGCGATGACCCCGGATGCCACGTTGGCGGCCGTGGTGGGCTCAAGCCCCATGCCGAGGACTGAAGTCACCAAGAAAGTCTGGGACTACATCAAGAAGAACAAGCTGCAGGACACTGTGAACAAGCGCATGATCAACGCCGATGACAAGCTGAAAGCCGTCTTCGGCGGCAAGAGCCAGGTGTCCATGTTCGAGATGACCAAGCTGGTCAACAAGCATCTGAGCTGACCCTCTTCCGCCCCGCTCGCCGGTTTGCTCCGATCGCGGGCGGGGCCTCGCCTTCCTCCCGGGCGCCGCGCTGGCCCGATGCCCCCTTCGTCGGCCCCGCAGGAGCCCCTCGTTCTCCCTCCAAAGCTGTATCCTGGGCTGGCATGGCGGCTTGGCCATCCGCCTGGGCCCCCCCGGCAGCGCATGCGGCGCGCGCCGCTGGCGTCGAGCAGACCGGCCCCTTGCCCCGCATGAAAACATCATCCGAGATTCACGATGAAGAAGCGGTTTCCAAGCGGTGCGCCGGGGAATACGATATCGGCATGGTGAAAGCCGGGGGGTGGTTTGAGCGGCAGACACAGCCATGGCGCCGATGGGTCGCCCAGCGGGGGCGGGTCACGCGGGCCCCAGAAACGACAGGCGCCCTCCAAGCCCTCGAGACGGGCCTTCGCGAGCGTCCTCGCGGCCCGTAAAGCGTCGCTGATCGCGTTTTTCGCCGCCCTGCTGACGCTGGTGGCCATGGGGTGGCTTTCGCACCAGACCGAGCGCGAGCGGCAGGCCCTCAACCAATGGGTGTTTCACACCTACGAGGTGCTGTTGTCCCTGGAACGGGTCGTCGGTTTCCTCAATGAGGCAGAGCTGGACCACGCAGAGATCCTGTTCTATGGGGACTTAAGCCGTCGGGCCAGCCGGGAGACCAACATCGCCCGAGCTGAGATCCTGATCTACGAGATTGAACAGCTCGTCGCCGACAATCCCCGCCAGGGGGAGCGGGTGCGCGAGCTCAAGCGGCGCCTCGAAGCCCGCGTGGCCGCCATGCGGCAGACCGAGGCGGCGATCGAGTCAAAAGGCCGCGCGGCCGGGCTGCGGCGGTTCCGTGAGCACGGGCTCCAGGCCCGGCAGGCGGTTCTCGAGGCGCTCGCGGTGGTGGAAGGCGAGGAACGCCTCCTGCTCGAGGAGCGGCTGAGAAGCGTCGATCGCTTGGCGGCCCGGAATCGAGTGCTCATCGTGATCGGCTACGCGGCCGCCTTCGCGCTCCTCATCCTGGGGTTCGGGCTCATCGCCCAGGAGAGCGTCGCGCGCCTGCGGGCGCAGCGGGAGGCGGAGGCGTACGCGAGGGAGGTGGAAGACCTCTACAACAACGCGCCTTGCGGCTACCATTCCCTCGATGCGGACGGAATGTTCGTGCGCGTGAACAACACCGAGCTTTCCTGGCTCGGCTATCGCCGTGAGGAGCTCGTCGGGCGCATGAAGTTTTCCGACCTTCTGACCCCCGCCAGCCGGGAGAAATTCCAGGACAGCTTCCCCCGCTTCAAGGAGCAGGGAAGGGTGGCGGACTTGGAGTTCGATTTGCTGCGCAAGGACGGAAGCATTCTGCCGGTGTCGCTCTCTGCCACCGCGGTGCGGGATTCCCGGGGAAACTTCGTCATGAGCCGCTCCACGCTGTTCGACCTGAGCGCCCGGCGGCAGGCCGAAGCGGAGAGGGCCCGCCTGCACGAGGAGTTGCAGCGCCGTGCCGTCCAACTCGAAGCGACCAACCGGGAACTGGAGAGCTTCACTTACTCGGTGTCCCATGATCTGCGTGCGCCGCTGCGGGCGATCGACGGGTTCAGTCGCATCCTCGTGGAGGAGTACGGTGACCGGCTGGACGAGGAGGGGCGCCGGCTCCTTGGGATCGTCACCGACAACGCCTTCAAGATGGGCCGGTTGATCGACGATCTTCTGGCTTTTTCCCGCATGGGACGCAAAGCCATCGCTTGGGAAACGTTGGACATGGGGGCCCTCGCGCGGGAGGCGGTGGCCGAGGTCCGTTCGCAGTTCCGGGCCGAGGCCGAGATTGAGATCGCCCACATGCCGCCCGCGCGGGGCGACCGGGCGCTATTGCGCCAGGTGTGGGTCAATCTGATTTCCAACGCCCTCAAGTACAGCTCGAAACGGGAGCATCCCCGGGTCGAGATCGGCGCAAGGCAGGAGGGCGCCGAGACCGCCTACTATGTGAAGGACAACGGCGTCGGCTTCGACATGCGCCACTACGACAAGCTCTTCGGCGTGTTCCAGCGGTTGCATTCCCACGAAGAGTTTTCCGGCACCGGTGTCGGGCTCGCCATCGTGCAGCGGATCGTCACACGGCACGGTGGCCGCGTTTGGGCCATGGCCGAAGTGGATCGGGGGGCCGAATTTTGCTTTATCCTGCCCGTCAAGGAGGCGCTGCATGATGAATGACTTCGAAGCGGTGGAGATCCTGCTGGTGGAGGACAGCCCCCAGGATGCCGAGCTGACGCTGCGGGCGCTGCGCAGGAACAACTTGGCCAATCAGCTCGTGTGGGTCAAGGACGGCCAGGAGGCGCTGGACTTCATCTTCTGCCAGGGCGCCTATGCTGGAAGGTCCATCAACCACCAGCCGCGGCTGGTCCTGCTGGACCTCAAGATGCCGAAAGTGGACGGGATCGAGGTGCTGCGCAGGATCAAGGACGATGAGCGGACACGGCTCATTCCCGTGGTCATGATGACTTCGTCACGGGAGGAGCGGGACGTCGTCGAAAGCTACCGGCTCGGGGTCAACAGCTATATCGTGAAGCCGGTTGATTTCACTCAGTTCATGGAAACCGTGACCAAGGCCGGCCTCTACTGGATGCTCACCAATCACGTGCCCCGATGACGAAAGGACCTGGCGTGTCCTCATGCCGGCACCGCATCTCAAGATCCTGATCGCCGAAGACTCGGCGGCCGACGCGGAGCTGGAGGTTCGCGTGCTCAAACAGGCGGGCCTCAACTTTGAGTACCGGGTGGTGGAGGACGAGGCGGGGTTTCGCGCGGCGCTCGTCGAGTTCGTGCCGGATGTGATCCTTTCTGATTTTTCGATGCCGCGCTTCGATGGTCTGGCGGCGCTCGCGATCGCCCGCGAGCTTTCCCCCGACACGCCGTTCATCTTCGTGTCCGGAACCATGGGGGAGACTTATGCCATCGAGGCGCTCAAGAGCGGGGCGGCCGATTACGTGCTCAAGAACAACTTGATGCGGCTGGGCCCGGCGGTGGAGCGCGCCTGGCACAACGCCCGGGAGCGGGCAGCGCGGCGCAAGATCGAAGCGGAGCTGGCGGCGGCGCGGGAGCGGCTGGAGAGCATCGTCACCTCGCTGCAGGACGTGGTCTGGTCGGTGGGGCTCCCATCGCGGGAAGTCCTATACGTGAGCCCTGCGGCTCGCGGACTGTTCGGGCGGTCCCCGGAGGAGCTCGCGCAACGGCCGGACTTGCGCTTTGAGGCGGTTCACCCGGAGGACCGGCAGCGCGTGACAGCGGCGTGGGAGGCGTTCCTTGCCGGGGGTGTCTATGACCTCGAGTACCGCATCGTAGGGCCGGAGGGCGGCATCCGCTGGATTCACGACCGGGCGCGAACCGTGGTGGGCCCGGATGGCTCGCCCGTTCGCATCGATGGCATTGCCCGCGACATCACTGAGCGCATGGAGCAGCACCTGCGGCTTTTGCGGCTGGGCCGCATCCGCGAGATGCTGAGCGGTATCAACGCCGCCATCGTCCGCATCCGCGACCGTCAGGGGCTGTTCGATGCTGTGACCAGCATTTCGACCAGGCAGGGCGGTTTTCGCGCCGCCTGGATCGGGGAGATCGACAAAGAGACCCACGACGTGAAGCCCGTGGCGGTGCGGGGCCTGCCGGGGGGCTTCTTCGAGGGCTTGAAGTTGTCGTCGCTGCCGGGCGCCGACTGGCCCACGGGGCTGGCCGAGGTGGCCGCCCAAAACCGCGACGCCGTGGTCGCCAACGACCTGGAAGCGCGCACGAAGTGCGCTTACGCCCAGCGGGCGCTTGCCGCGGGCGCGCCATCGCCCGCTTCCGGGTCGCACCTCCGCCCTTCGGGCGCAGGCACTGCTCCGCCGTCCGCGGGCGCCCGCTCCGCCGCCTGCCTTCCCTTGACCGTGGAGGGCAAGGTGGTTGCGGTCATGGTGCTGCATGCCGCCGAGGCGGGGTTCTTTGATCGGGAAGAGGTGCGGCTGCTCAAGGAGCTGGCGGTCAACATCTCGTTTGCGCTGGAGCTGATGGCGAAGAACGAGCGCATCGACTACCTCGCGTTCTACGATGCGCTGACGGGGCTCGCCAACCGGACCCTGTTCCAGGAGCGGCTCGCCGACTTCCTCGCCTCGGCGCGGGAAGGGGAGCGGGTGGCGCTGGCCCTCATCGACATCGATCGCTTCAAGCTGGTCAACGACACCCTGGGGATGCCCGGGGGCGACGAGGTGCTCAAGAAGGTGGCCGCCCGCTTAACGGAGCGGCAGGGGGACCCGAAGGCCATCGGCCGCATCGGCGGGGATCTGTTCGCGGTGGCGGTCCATCCCGTGCGGGACGAGGGCGAGCTGCTGCGGCTCGGCGAGGCCGTGCTGGACTTCCTGGAAATCCCTTTCGAGATCGAGCAGCAGGAGTTGCGGCTCACGGCGAAGGCGGGGATTGCGGTGTCTCCCTCCGACGGCACCGACGCGGAGACTCTCTTCCGCAACGCCGAGGCAGCGCTCAAGAAAGCGAAGCGCTCGGGCGACCGGTACCTCTTCTACGCGCCCACTTTCAACGCCCGCGCCTCGGAGCAACTCACCCTGGAGACCAGGTTGCGGCGGGCGGTAGAGCGGGAAGAGTTCACTTTGTTCTATCAGCCGAAGGTGAGCCTCGAAGACGGAGCGGTCGTGGGGCTCGAAGCGCTGCTGCGCTGGAACGACCCGGAGACGGGCCTCGTGCCACCGCTGCGGTTCATTTCCCTCCTCGAAGAAACGGGTCTGATCCTGGCCGTCGGCCGGTGGGCGTTTCATCGCGCCGCATCCGACTTCGTGGCGCTGGCGCGCCGGCTGGTGAAGCCCACGCCAATCGCCGTCAACGTCTCTGCGCTGCAGTTGCGGCAGCCGGATTTCGTCCGCACCGTGGAGGAGGCGGTCAAGGCGTGCGCCCCGTTCGGTTGCGGCATCGAGCTCGAGATCACCGAGAGCATGGTCATGCAGGACGTGCAGCAAAGCATCCTTCGCCTGAAGGAGGTGCGCGAGCTGGGGCCGGCCATTGCCATGGACGATTTCGGCACCGGTTACTCGTCCTTGAGCTACCTTTCGAAGCTGCCTCTCGATGCGGTCAAGATCGACCGCTCCTTCATCGTGGACATGACGGGCGACGCGGAGAGCATGTCGGTGGTGTCTGCCATCATCTCGTTGGCCCACGGACTGGGGCTCAAAGTGATCGCCGAAGGCGTCGAGACCGAAGACCAATCTGAGCGGCTGCGGCGGCTGCACTGCGACCAGATCCAGGGCTACGTGTTCAGCCCGCCGGTTCCGCTGGAACAAGTGCTTCAGATCCTCACCCGGGCGCAGAACCGCTAGCGGCGGCGGGAGCCGTTCCAGCGAAGGGGGCGCCCACGGTTTTCCCTTCCCGAGGGTGCGCCGTAAGGGGACAGCGCGGCATCAAGGGGTCGTCCCAAGCCCGTAACCCTGGCGTTGCTGCTGTATAATCAAGCGCCTATGCGGACGTTGATCTGCGGCTCCATCGCCTACGACACGATCATGGTGTTTCGTGATCGGTTCAGGAACCACATCCTTCCTGACCAGATTCATATTTTGAACGTGGCGTTCCTGGTGCCGGACCTGCGGCGGGAGTTTGGCGGCTGCGCCGGCAACATCGCCTACAACCTGAAGCTGCTGGGCGGGGAGCCGGTGGTGATGGCCACTGTGGGCGAAGATTCCCAGCCTTACGACGCGCGGCTGGAGCGGCTCCAACTCGAGCGCACCCACGTGCGGCGAGTGGAGGGAACCTACACGGCCCAGGCCTTCATCACCACCGACCTGGACGACAACCAGATCACCGCCTTTCACCCGGGGGCCATGAACCATTCCCACTTGAACAGTGTCCATGAAGCCGAGGGCATCGGGCTCGGAATCGTGGCGCCAGACGGCCGGGAGGGCATGCTCAGACACGCTCGGGAGTTCCAGGAGGCGGGTATCCCGTTCGTGTTCGATCCAGGCCAGGGGCTGCCGATGTTCAATGGGGGTGAGCTCCTCGACTTCATCGACGCAGCCGACTATGTGGCGGCGAACGACTATGAGGCGAAGCTCATGCAGGAGCGCACCGGCCTTTCGGTGGAGGCGTTGGCGCGGCGCGTGAAGGCCTTCGTGGTGACCCGGGGCGCCCAAGGGTCGGTGATCCATGCCGAGGGCCGCGAGATCCGAATTCCGTGCGTGCGGGCAGAAGCAGTGGTGGATCCCACCGGCTGTGGCGATGCTTACCGGGCCGGGCTTCTGTACGCCATCGCCCACGGATTGAGCCTGGAAGACGCGGGACGGTTGGCCTCGGTGATGGGCGCGATCAAGATCGCTCATCGGGGCGCCCAGAACCACCAGCCTACGCGTGCTGAGATCGACGAACGCTTTTTTGAAGCGTTTGGATATCGTCTGTGGTAGCAGGAGAGCGTGATGAACAAACGGATCGCGGCATGGATGTTCGTCGCCGTCGCGGCGGCGGTGGCGGGATGTGCCCCCAGCCTATCGGGCGGCGCTTATAGCCGGGAACAGGTTCGCAAGGAGCAGACCGTGCGCCTGGGCGTGGTGCAGAGCGTGCGCCCGGTCACGATCGAAGGCACCAAGACGCCGG is part of the Pelomicrobium methylotrophicum genome and encodes:
- a CDS encoding SWIB/MDM2 domain-containing protein encodes the protein MATKKTAKKPAAKKPAAKKPAAKKPAAKKPAAKKPAAKKPVAKKPSAAKKPVKKAAKPAAKRTPNAAFMKAMTPDATLAAVVGSSPMPRTEVTKKVWDYIKKNKLQDTVNKRMINADDKLKAVFGGKSQVSMFEMTKLVNKHLS
- a CDS encoding sensor histidine kinase; the protein is MGWLSHQTERERQALNQWVFHTYEVLLSLERVVGFLNEAELDHAEILFYGDLSRRASRETNIARAEILIYEIEQLVADNPRQGERVRELKRRLEARVAAMRQTEAAIESKGRAAGLRRFREHGLQARQAVLEALAVVEGEERLLLEERLRSVDRLAARNRVLIVIGYAAAFALLILGFGLIAQESVARLRAQREAEAYAREVEDLYNNAPCGYHSLDADGMFVRVNNTELSWLGYRREELVGRMKFSDLLTPASREKFQDSFPRFKEQGRVADLEFDLLRKDGSILPVSLSATAVRDSRGNFVMSRSTLFDLSARRQAEAERARLHEELQRRAVQLEATNRELESFTYSVSHDLRAPLRAIDGFSRILVEEYGDRLDEEGRRLLGIVTDNAFKMGRLIDDLLAFSRMGRKAIAWETLDMGALAREAVAEVRSQFRAEAEIEIAHMPPARGDRALLRQVWVNLISNALKYSSKREHPRVEIGARQEGAETAYYVKDNGVGFDMRHYDKLFGVFQRLHSHEEFSGTGVGLAIVQRIVTRHGGRVWAMAEVDRGAEFCFILPVKEALHDE
- a CDS encoding response regulator produces the protein MNDFEAVEILLVEDSPQDAELTLRALRRNNLANQLVWVKDGQEALDFIFCQGAYAGRSINHQPRLVLLDLKMPKVDGIEVLRRIKDDERTRLIPVVMMTSSREERDVVESYRLGVNSYIVKPVDFTQFMETVTKAGLYWMLTNHVPR
- a CDS encoding EAL domain-containing protein — encoded protein: MPAPHLKILIAEDSAADAELEVRVLKQAGLNFEYRVVEDEAGFRAALVEFVPDVILSDFSMPRFDGLAALAIARELSPDTPFIFVSGTMGETYAIEALKSGAADYVLKNNLMRLGPAVERAWHNARERAARRKIEAELAAARERLESIVTSLQDVVWSVGLPSREVLYVSPAARGLFGRSPEELAQRPDLRFEAVHPEDRQRVTAAWEAFLAGGVYDLEYRIVGPEGGIRWIHDRARTVVGPDGSPVRIDGIARDITERMEQHLRLLRLGRIREMLSGINAAIVRIRDRQGLFDAVTSISTRQGGFRAAWIGEIDKETHDVKPVAVRGLPGGFFEGLKLSSLPGADWPTGLAEVAAQNRDAVVANDLEARTKCAYAQRALAAGAPSPASGSHLRPSGAGTAPPSAGARSAACLPLTVEGKVVAVMVLHAAEAGFFDREEVRLLKELAVNISFALELMAKNERIDYLAFYDALTGLANRTLFQERLADFLASAREGERVALALIDIDRFKLVNDTLGMPGGDEVLKKVAARLTERQGDPKAIGRIGGDLFAVAVHPVRDEGELLRLGEAVLDFLEIPFEIEQQELRLTAKAGIAVSPSDGTDAETLFRNAEAALKKAKRSGDRYLFYAPTFNARASEQLTLETRLRRAVEREEFTLFYQPKVSLEDGAVVGLEALLRWNDPETGLVPPLRFISLLEETGLILAVGRWAFHRAASDFVALARRLVKPTPIAVNVSALQLRQPDFVRTVEEAVKACAPFGCGIELEITESMVMQDVQQSILRLKEVRELGPAIAMDDFGTGYSSLSYLSKLPLDAVKIDRSFIVDMTGDAESMSVVSAIISLAHGLGLKVIAEGVETEDQSERLRRLHCDQIQGYVFSPPVPLEQVLQILTRAQNR
- a CDS encoding carbohydrate kinase family protein, coding for MRTLICGSIAYDTIMVFRDRFRNHILPDQIHILNVAFLVPDLRREFGGCAGNIAYNLKLLGGEPVVMATVGEDSQPYDARLERLQLERTHVRRVEGTYTAQAFITTDLDDNQITAFHPGAMNHSHLNSVHEAEGIGLGIVAPDGREGMLRHAREFQEAGIPFVFDPGQGLPMFNGGELLDFIDAADYVAANDYEAKLMQERTGLSVEALARRVKAFVVTRGAQGSVIHAEGREIRIPCVRAEAVVDPTGCGDAYRAGLLYAIAHGLSLEDAGRLASVMGAIKIAHRGAQNHQPTRAEIDERFFEAFGYRLW